From Buchnera aphidicola (Aphis helianthi), the proteins below share one genomic window:
- the panB gene encoding 3-methyl-2-oxobutanoate hydroxymethyltransferase, translated as MQSINISTLQNWKNKKNKFAAITAYDFSFAKLFSNQGIPVILVGDSLGMTIQGHNSTIPVTVENIEYHTKAVRKGAPNVFLISDLPFMSYYQINQTLQNTSKIIQSGANMIKIEGGKYLINIIKELSNQSILVCGHIGLTPQHINYLSGYQVQGTTEKDANRIIEEALSLEDAGIKMLVLECIPSRLAKKITEKLSIPVIGIGAGNYTDGQILVMQDLLGITEGKQMKFVKNFLLNNGSIQNAIKTYISEVKNGIFPNEKYSF; from the coding sequence ATGCAATCTATTAATATCTCTACATTACAAAATTGGAAAAATAAAAAAAATAAATTTGCTGCAATTACAGCTTATGATTTTAGTTTTGCCAAATTATTTTCAAACCAAGGAATTCCAGTTATACTTGTTGGAGATTCTCTCGGTATGACAATTCAAGGTCACAATTCAACTATACCTGTAACAGTTGAAAATATTGAATATCATACAAAAGCAGTTAGAAAAGGTGCTCCTAATGTTTTTTTAATATCTGATTTGCCATTTATGTCTTATTATCAAATTAACCAGACATTACAAAATACTTCAAAAATTATTCAATCTGGTGCTAATATGATTAAAATAGAAGGTGGCAAATATTTAATTAATATTATCAAAGAACTGTCAAATCAATCAATATTAGTATGTGGCCATATAGGACTAACTCCTCAACATATAAATTATTTGAGTGGTTATCAAGTTCAGGGAACAACCGAAAAAGATGCAAATAGAATTATAGAAGAAGCTTTATCACTCGAAGATGCTGGAATTAAAATGTTAGTATTAGAGTGTATTCCTTCAAGATTAGCAAAAAAAATAACTGAAAAATTATCGATACCAGTAATTGGAATAGGAGCTGGAAATTATACAGATGGACAAATACTAGTAATGCAAGATCTCTTGGGAATTACTGAAGGAAAACAGATGAAATTTGTAAAAAACTTTCTTTTGAATAATGGAAGTATTCAAAATGCAATTAAAACATATATTAGTGAAGTAAAAAATGGTATTTTTCCTAATGAAAAATATAGCTTTTAA
- the dksA gene encoding RNA polymerase-binding protein DksA, protein MEKEKQKKKSSLNVLSIAGLKPYQKTLDEQYMNQKQMLHFKKILETWKNQLKFEINHTLLYIQDKSTNFPDPIDRATQEEEFSLELRNRDRSRKLIKKIETTLKKIKNNDFGYCNSCGIEIGIRRLEARPTASLCIDCKTLAEIREKQMSG, encoded by the coding sequence ATGGAAAAAGAAAAACAAAAAAAAAAATCTTCTTTAAATGTTCTTTCTATTGCTGGTTTAAAACCTTATCAAAAAACATTAGATGAACAATATATGAATCAAAAACAAATGTTACATTTTAAAAAAATTCTTGAAACATGGAAGAACCAGTTAAAATTTGAAATTAATCATACTCTACTATATATACAAGATAAATCTACTAATTTTCCAGATCCTATTGATCGAGCTACACAAGAAGAAGAATTTAGTTTGGAATTACGCAATCGAGATAGAAGTCGTAAATTAATAAAAAAAATTGAAACAACTTTAAAAAAAATAAAAAATAATGATTTTGGTTATTGTAATTCTTGTGGAATTGAAATTGGAATACGTCGTTTAGAAGCTAGACCAACTGCCAGCTTATGTATTGATTGTAAAACATTGGCAGAGATTAGAGAAAAACAAATGTCTGGGTAG